One stretch of Riemerella columbina DNA includes these proteins:
- a CDS encoding porin family protein, with amino-acid sequence MKKTLAFLALNIALLASAQFRTKDRVDHLEGADERTFSYGFFLNASQNDYKMVLNPQYGTDQNKNLVTSKPTYSFGAGLIGRMRINPNFDLRLEPGMQFIERDLYFDTQVNDHFATTAQPPFTPKPLTEEDKVRKIKATTIDIPLLLEFHIDRWYNSRPYAAAGVNWLVNLQSNAGVEEDNANGTFRSTTHNFGYSAEIGIQFYFGRFKLTPAFRGTFTMNNELVSDNKGTPPYWASALNTIQGRSFMFILKFE; translated from the coding sequence ATGAAAAAGACACTCGCTTTTTTAGCACTCAATATCGCCCTTTTGGCTTCGGCACAGTTTAGAACCAAAGACCGCGTGGACCATTTGGAAGGCGCTGATGAGAGAACCTTCAGCTATGGCTTTTTTCTCAATGCGAGCCAGAATGATTACAAAATGGTGCTCAACCCTCAATACGGAACCGATCAAAATAAAAATTTGGTCACCTCTAAACCCACTTATAGCTTTGGGGCAGGGCTCATTGGGCGGATGAGAATCAACCCTAATTTTGATTTGAGGTTAGAGCCTGGGATGCAATTTATCGAGAGGGATTTGTATTTTGATACCCAAGTGAATGATCATTTTGCGACCACAGCACAGCCACCTTTTACACCAAAACCCCTCACCGAAGAGGACAAAGTAAGAAAAATAAAAGCCACCACCATAGACATTCCGCTCCTTTTGGAATTTCATATAGACCGCTGGTACAACTCCCGACCTTATGCCGCGGCTGGGGTCAATTGGTTGGTTAATTTACAATCTAATGCTGGCGTGGAAGAGGATAATGCCAATGGCACCTTCCGAAGCACCACCCATAATTTTGGCTATTCTGCGGAAATAGGCATCCAGTTTTATTTTGGTCGCTTTAAACTCACCCCTGCCTTCCGAGGGACTTTCACGATGAATAACGAACTGGTCAGTGATAATAAGGGTACGCCGCCTTATTGGGCTTCTGCGCTGAACACCATCCAAGGCAGAAGTTTTATGTTTATCCTTAAATTTGAATAA
- a CDS encoding Nramp family divalent metal transporter has product MKKLRQKLSPKDWRRENLSRSLSESFSSVNVPERAGFWRKLFAYVGPGLMVAVGYMDPGNWATGIAGGAQFGYVLLSVILISNLFAMLLQHLALKLGIVAERDLAQACRDSYSAPVGFLLWVMAEVAIAATDLAEVIGSAVALNLLFGIPLPWGIAITTVDVFIILLLQSRGFRWLEAVVGGLIFLIFGCFFYEIIISHPAWFPILEGLVPRKDIISNPNMLYIAIGILGATVMPHNLYLHSSIVQTRNYKRTEEGKREAIKFATIDSNLSLMIAFFINAAILIVAAATFHHTGYQDVADITDAYRLLTPILGTSLASIVFAIALLASGQNSTLTGTLSGQIVMEGFLNIKLKPWLRRLITRLIAVVPAMVVAIMYGEHGVADLLIISQVILSLQLSFAVVPLVVFTNNKLKMGTFVNRGLIRYAAILITVIIVALNGYLVVIEWF; this is encoded by the coding sequence TTGAAAAAATTAAGGCAGAAACTAAGCCCCAAAGATTGGCGTAGAGAGAATCTCAGTCGGTCTTTATCGGAATCTTTTTCAAGTGTGAATGTCCCAGAGCGCGCTGGCTTTTGGCGGAAATTATTCGCCTATGTAGGTCCTGGGCTTATGGTGGCGGTGGGCTATATGGACCCTGGTAATTGGGCAACGGGCATCGCAGGGGGCGCTCAGTTTGGCTATGTGCTCCTTTCGGTGATTTTAATTTCTAACCTTTTTGCGATGCTCCTTCAGCATTTAGCGCTTAAGTTGGGCATCGTAGCTGAGCGAGATTTAGCGCAAGCCTGCCGAGACAGTTACTCTGCGCCTGTCGGATTTTTGCTGTGGGTAATGGCGGAGGTGGCTATAGCCGCCACGGATTTAGCCGAAGTCATAGGCTCTGCGGTGGCGCTCAATTTATTGTTTGGTATCCCTTTGCCGTGGGGCATTGCGATCACTACGGTAGATGTATTCATTATATTATTGCTTCAATCCCGAGGTTTTAGGTGGTTAGAAGCCGTGGTTGGCGGTTTAATATTCCTTATTTTTGGTTGCTTTTTTTATGAAATTATCATCAGCCACCCTGCGTGGTTCCCTATATTAGAAGGATTGGTGCCGCGGAAAGACATCATTTCTAACCCGAATATGCTGTATATCGCCATTGGGATTTTGGGCGCTACGGTGATGCCTCATAACCTGTATTTGCATAGTAGCATTGTGCAAACCAGAAATTATAAAAGAACGGAAGAAGGCAAACGCGAAGCGATAAAATTTGCCACCATTGACAGTAATTTATCTTTGATGATTGCGTTTTTTATCAATGCAGCCATTTTAATAGTAGCGGCAGCCACTTTCCACCATACGGGTTATCAAGATGTGGCAGATATTACCGATGCTTACCGCTTGCTAACGCCTATTTTGGGCACCAGTTTAGCGAGCATTGTATTCGCGATTGCGCTCTTGGCATCGGGGCAAAACTCTACGCTAACAGGCACATTATCAGGACAAATAGTGATGGAAGGTTTTTTAAATATCAAACTGAAACCTTGGCTCAGAAGACTGATTACAAGGCTGATAGCGGTAGTTCCTGCCATGGTGGTTGCCATAATGTATGGCGAGCATGGCGTCGCTGATTTGTTGATTATCAGCCAAGTGATTTTATCATTACAGCTGAGTTTTGCTGTGGTGCCGTTGGTGGTCTTTACAAACAATAAACTGAAAATGGGAACCTTCGTGAACCGTGGATTGATCCGCTATGCGGCTATTTTAATCACGGTAATTATTGTAGCGCTCAATGGCTATTTGGTAGTGATAGAATGGTTTTAG
- a CDS encoding glycoside hydrolase family 97 protein, whose amino-acid sequence MTKKNIAAALLSLSMGYLSAQTLKSPDGKFEMQFSLKNGVPYYNLSYNGEKVLEDSKLGFQIYKETTYNLKDITNQESLDLSSGFTKVDEKRDSKNENWTPVLGEKKQYNNHYNELAVTLNNQAQNRNIVVKFRLFNDGLGFRYEFPQQKDLNYFIIKEELTEFDFPTDMKAWWIAGDYDTEEYLYQTTKVSEIPAKWANAVEQNVSQTPIKNAVQSPLMLKRENKKPLYINIAEAAVIDYPASNLDVDAQKYKFTIHLTPDAQGAKGYIQTSAVSPWRTLIISPKAEEVLDSKMIFNLNEPTQYKDTSWIKPTKYMGVWWEMIIGKSQWAYSTADNVKIGETDFSKLTPNGKHAANNEKVKQYIDFAAKHGFDAVLIEGWNIGWEDWFGKSKEFVFDFITPYPDFDLKMLNDYAHKKGINLMMHHETSGSAVNYENWADQAFKLMNQYGYPSVKTGYVGNIIPRGEHHYSQWMINHYTRIAEKAEKYKVMVNSHESVRPSGLNRTYPNWIAAEAARGTEYEVFGGNTPEHQTILPFTRFMGGPMDYTPGIFQTKIDYYFPGDKRFVKTTLAKQLALYVVMYSPLQMAADLPENYEKHLDAFQFIKDVAADWDDTKILAAEPGDYIHTARKAKGKDEWYVGGITDENPREFTVDLSFLPKGKKYEATIYEDAKDADYINNPQAYHIYKKTVNSQSKIPVKLVRSGGYAISIKPVK is encoded by the coding sequence ATGACTAAAAAAAATATAGCCGCAGCACTACTCTCATTATCAATGGGGTACCTATCTGCGCAAACTTTAAAATCGCCAGACGGAAAGTTTGAAATGCAGTTTTCCCTCAAAAATGGCGTACCTTATTACAACCTTAGTTATAATGGCGAAAAGGTTTTAGAAGACTCCAAATTAGGTTTCCAAATTTATAAAGAAACCACCTATAACCTTAAGGATATCACCAACCAAGAGAGCTTAGACCTCAGCTCTGGCTTTACCAAAGTAGATGAAAAAAGGGATTCTAAAAACGAAAATTGGACACCCGTTTTAGGTGAAAAAAAACAATACAACAACCATTATAACGAGTTAGCCGTTACCCTAAACAACCAAGCACAGAACAGAAATATCGTTGTTAAATTTCGTTTATTTAATGATGGTTTAGGCTTTAGATACGAGTTTCCGCAGCAGAAAGACCTCAATTATTTCATCATCAAAGAAGAGCTCACCGAGTTTGACTTCCCTACCGATATGAAAGCGTGGTGGATCGCTGGTGATTATGACACCGAGGAATACCTCTACCAAACCACCAAAGTTTCGGAAATCCCTGCCAAATGGGCAAATGCCGTGGAGCAAAATGTGTCCCAAACGCCTATTAAAAATGCAGTACAATCGCCGCTGATGCTCAAAAGGGAAAACAAAAAACCGCTCTACATCAACATTGCAGAAGCTGCCGTAATAGACTACCCTGCCTCTAATTTAGATGTAGATGCTCAGAAATACAAATTTACCATCCACCTTACCCCAGATGCTCAGGGTGCTAAAGGTTACATCCAAACCTCTGCCGTGAGCCCATGGCGTACTTTGATTATCTCGCCAAAAGCAGAAGAAGTTTTGGACTCTAAGATGATTTTCAACCTCAATGAGCCCACCCAATACAAAGACACTTCTTGGATTAAACCCACCAAATATATGGGCGTATGGTGGGAAATGATTATCGGAAAATCGCAGTGGGCATACTCTACCGCGGACAATGTGAAAATTGGGGAAACCGACTTTTCTAAACTCACCCCTAACGGCAAACACGCTGCCAATAACGAAAAAGTAAAACAGTATATTGACTTTGCCGCCAAACACGGTTTTGATGCTGTTCTTATCGAGGGCTGGAATATCGGTTGGGAAGATTGGTTCGGAAAATCTAAAGAATTCGTTTTTGATTTCATTACGCCTTATCCAGATTTTGACCTTAAAATGCTCAACGATTATGCCCACAAAAAAGGCATCAATCTGATGATGCACCACGAGACCTCTGGCTCTGCCGTTAATTATGAAAACTGGGCAGATCAAGCCTTCAAATTGATGAATCAATATGGTTACCCATCGGTGAAAACAGGCTATGTGGGGAATATTATTCCGCGTGGAGAGCACCATTATAGCCAATGGATGATCAACCACTACACCCGCATTGCTGAAAAAGCAGAAAAATACAAAGTGATGGTTAACTCCCACGAATCAGTGAGACCTTCTGGGCTTAACAGAACTTACCCAAACTGGATTGCTGCCGAAGCTGCCCGAGGCACGGAATACGAAGTTTTTGGTGGCAACACTCCTGAACACCAGACCATTCTGCCATTCACAAGGTTTATGGGAGGGCCTATGGACTATACGCCAGGGATTTTCCAGACCAAAATAGATTACTACTTCCCTGGGGATAAGCGTTTTGTAAAAACCACCCTTGCCAAGCAATTGGCGCTTTATGTGGTGATGTATTCTCCACTGCAAATGGCGGCAGATTTACCTGAAAATTACGAAAAACACTTAGATGCCTTCCAATTCATTAAAGATGTGGCGGCAGATTGGGATGATACCAAAATCTTGGCGGCAGAACCTGGCGACTATATCCACACGGCAAGAAAAGCCAAAGGCAAAGACGAGTGGTATGTTGGCGGGATTACTGATGAAAACCCTCGTGAGTTTACCGTAGATTTATCCTTCCTCCCTAAAGGGAAAAAATATGAAGCCACCATCTATGAAGATGCCAAAGATGCCGATTATATCAACAATCCGCAAGCGTATCATATTTACAAAAAAACAGTCAATAGCCAATCTAAAATCCCTGTGAAATTAGTGAGAAGCGGTGGCTATGCTATTTCTATAAAGCCTGTAAAATAA
- the ubiE gene encoding bifunctional demethylmenaquinone methyltransferase/2-methoxy-6-polyprenyl-1,4-benzoquinol methylase UbiE, with product MKTEVKPYNTGANKKTEVEDMFDNIAPKYDFLNRVLSLKIDLIWRKNLVNWLKKDQPQTILDVATGTGDLAIAIEKGTKAHIVGLDLSQQMLNVGIEKVKKLNLSEQIKMIKGDAENLPFEGNRFDAVTSAFGVRNFENLEKGLSELRRVVKENHSVYILEFSKVEGILGPLYMFYFKYILPQIGKLVSKDSRAYTYLPDSVNAFPYGEKMKNILLNVGFKTVEYKKQSLGIATIYKATK from the coding sequence TTGAAAACAGAAGTAAAACCTTATAATACAGGCGCTAATAAGAAAACCGAAGTAGAGGATATGTTTGATAACATTGCTCCTAAATATGATTTTCTCAATCGCGTGCTTTCCTTAAAAATAGACCTCATTTGGCGAAAAAACTTGGTCAATTGGCTTAAAAAAGACCAACCTCAGACCATTTTAGATGTTGCCACAGGCACGGGAGACCTCGCTATTGCGATAGAAAAAGGTACCAAAGCCCATATTGTAGGCTTAGACCTTTCTCAACAAATGCTGAATGTAGGGATAGAAAAAGTGAAAAAACTCAACCTCTCTGAGCAAATTAAAATGATCAAAGGCGATGCGGAAAACCTCCCTTTTGAGGGCAACCGTTTTGATGCCGTTACCTCGGCTTTTGGGGTAAGAAATTTTGAGAATTTAGAAAAAGGATTGTCAGAATTGAGGCGTGTGGTTAAGGAAAACCATTCGGTGTATATTTTGGAATTTTCTAAAGTTGAAGGCATTTTGGGACCGCTCTATATGTTTTATTTCAAATATATTTTGCCACAGATTGGCAAACTGGTTTCTAAAGACAGCCGTGCTTATACCTACCTTCCAGACTCTGTAAACGCCTTCCCTTACGGCGAAAAAATGAAGAATATATTGCTCAATGTAGGCTTTAAAACCGTAGAATACAAAAAACAAAGTTTGGGCATTGCCACCATCTACAAAGCCACAAAATAA
- a CDS encoding SusC/RagA family TonB-linked outer membrane protein encodes MKSYSIIKVAPAFLLAGAMMQAQQKDSTNRVKDIEQVVLVGYGSKKKSDLTGSVTAISAKNFNGGVVSSPEQLIQGKAAGVQITTNGGAPGSGSVIRIRGAASLNASNDPLIVIDGMPLDNGGINGAANPLALINPNDIESFNILKDASATAIYGNRASNGVIIITTKKGTKGRLKVGYNATTSVSEKFGTVNVLDAKEYRQLFTEKFPNDTHLLGQSNTNWQEAIYQLAPGFDNNLSLSGGLGKVPFRLSLGYLNQDGILKTNHIERSTVGLNLNPKLFNNHLDINFNVKGTYVENRFANSEAIGDAVAFDPTQPIYNPNDTRFGGYWEWLDASNQPNTIAPQNPVSTLYQRKDISYVRRVLGNVQFDYKFHFLPELRANLNLGLDYADSNGSVTNLPTLAQNYTEKGNYKHYTQEKKNQLLEFYLSYAKKLPSIDSNFDIMAGYSYQKWNESSPFSPVINGLGIASPASGVDFYTQNILLSYYGRLNYTFKNRYLLTASIRRDGSSRFSENNRWGYFPSVSLAWRIDQEDFLKGDASISTLKLRGGWGKTGQQDLGTNNYPYLAVYNASNSGAMYQFGNSFYTLLRPNGYDGDIRWETTTTSNIGLDFGLLKDKILFTIDAYKRKTSDLLSVVPVPAGSNYTNLLLTNVGDMESKGLEVGATIKAFNRENFTWDITANATWQDAKITVLSVTQNPNQLVLTGGIQGITGGNVQVQSIGYAPNSFYVLEQKYDAAGNPLEGQYVDRNGDGNINEQDLYQYHSPMPKALFGLSSRMTYKNWDMGFALRASVGNYVYNNMNSQYGALAEMKNPNGFNTNLTKSYLDSKFEKNQYFSDYYVEDASFLRMDNINIGYNFPQFIGNARLRVNASVSNVFVITKYSGIDPEVFNGIDSNFYQRPRVYSVGFNVQF; translated from the coding sequence GTGAAAAGTTATAGTATTATTAAGGTGGCACCTGCATTTCTTTTGGCGGGTGCGATGATGCAAGCTCAACAAAAAGACTCTACCAACAGAGTAAAAGACATTGAGCAAGTGGTATTGGTAGGTTACGGTAGCAAAAAGAAATCTGACCTTACAGGGTCTGTTACCGCTATTTCTGCCAAAAATTTTAACGGAGGTGTGGTGTCTTCACCAGAACAACTGATACAAGGTAAAGCGGCAGGGGTGCAGATTACGACCAATGGTGGTGCGCCAGGAAGCGGTTCTGTGATCAGAATTAGAGGTGCGGCTTCCCTCAATGCCTCTAACGACCCTCTTATCGTGATTGATGGAATGCCTTTGGACAACGGCGGCATTAATGGTGCGGCTAATCCTTTAGCACTCATCAACCCTAATGATATAGAGTCTTTTAACATCTTAAAAGATGCCTCTGCAACGGCAATCTACGGGAATAGAGCCAGCAACGGGGTGATCATCATCACCACTAAAAAAGGGACTAAAGGGCGATTAAAAGTGGGCTATAATGCCACCACTTCGGTTTCTGAAAAATTTGGAACGGTTAATGTGCTTGATGCCAAAGAATACCGCCAACTCTTCACCGAAAAATTCCCTAACGATACCCATCTTTTAGGACAAAGCAACACTAATTGGCAAGAGGCCATCTATCAACTGGCGCCAGGCTTTGATAACAACCTTTCACTCTCTGGAGGTTTAGGGAAAGTGCCTTTTAGACTTTCTTTGGGGTACCTCAACCAAGATGGTATCCTGAAAACCAACCATATTGAAAGAAGCACCGTTGGGCTCAACCTCAACCCTAAATTATTCAATAACCATTTGGATATCAACTTTAATGTAAAAGGGACTTATGTAGAAAATCGTTTTGCTAATAGTGAAGCCATTGGAGATGCTGTAGCCTTTGACCCTACGCAACCTATCTATAACCCTAATGATACCCGATTTGGTGGTTATTGGGAATGGCTGGACGCTTCAAACCAACCGAATACTATAGCGCCACAAAACCCAGTATCTACGCTCTACCAACGCAAAGATATTTCTTATGTGAGAAGGGTTTTAGGAAATGTTCAGTTTGATTATAAATTCCACTTCTTACCAGAGTTGAGAGCCAACTTAAATTTAGGTTTAGACTACGCCGACTCTAACGGTAGTGTGACCAACTTGCCAACATTAGCACAGAATTATACCGAAAAAGGAAATTATAAACACTACACCCAAGAGAAAAAGAATCAGCTTTTAGAGTTCTACCTCAGCTATGCTAAAAAACTACCGAGCATAGATTCTAATTTTGATATTATGGCTGGGTATTCTTACCAAAAATGGAATGAAAGTTCGCCATTTTCTCCAGTCATTAACGGTCTTGGCATTGCTTCGCCAGCGTCAGGAGTAGATTTTTACACTCAAAATATTCTTCTTTCTTACTATGGAAGACTCAACTACACATTCAAAAACCGATATTTATTAACCGCTTCTATCCGTAGAGATGGCTCTTCTCGTTTCAGCGAAAACAACCGTTGGGGCTACTTCCCATCTGTTTCCTTAGCGTGGAGAATAGATCAAGAAGATTTCTTAAAAGGAGACGCTTCTATCTCTACCTTAAAGCTGAGAGGAGGCTGGGGTAAAACAGGTCAGCAAGATTTAGGCACCAACAATTACCCTTATTTAGCCGTGTATAACGCGTCTAACAGTGGGGCGATGTACCAATTTGGAAACTCTTTCTACACGCTGCTCCGTCCTAATGGCTATGATGGCGACATCCGCTGGGAAACCACTACAACCTCTAATATTGGTTTAGATTTCGGTTTATTAAAAGACAAAATACTCTTTACCATAGATGCTTATAAGCGTAAAACTTCAGATTTGTTAAGCGTGGTGCCAGTGCCTGCGGGATCTAATTACACCAACTTGCTCCTGACCAATGTGGGCGATATGGAATCCAAAGGTTTAGAAGTAGGGGCTACCATTAAGGCTTTCAACCGTGAAAACTTTACTTGGGATATTACCGCTAATGCCACTTGGCAAGATGCGAAAATCACAGTGCTTTCTGTAACCCAAAATCCTAATCAGCTGGTATTAACAGGTGGCATCCAAGGGATCACAGGTGGAAATGTCCAAGTACAGTCCATCGGCTATGCGCCTAACTCCTTCTATGTTTTGGAACAAAAATATGATGCTGCTGGCAATCCGTTAGAAGGTCAGTATGTGGATAGAAACGGAGATGGCAATATCAACGAGCAAGATTTATATCAATACCACTCGCCGATGCCAAAAGCGCTATTTGGGCTATCTTCCAGAATGACTTATAAAAACTGGGATATGGGCTTTGCACTAAGAGCCAGCGTGGGGAACTATGTTTATAATAATATGAACTCACAATATGGTGCCCTTGCTGAAATGAAAAACCCAAATGGCTTTAATACCAACCTAACGAAGAGCTACCTCGATTCTAAATTTGAGAAAAACCAGTATTTTTCGGATTATTATGTAGAAGATGCTTCATTCTTGAGAATGGACAACATCAATATAGGTTATAACTTCCCTCAGTTTATTGGCAATGCCAGATTGAGAGTCAACGCTTCTGTGAGCAATGTGTTTGTGATTACCAAATACAGCGGTATAGACCCAGAAGTGTTTAACGGTATAGATAGTAATTTCTACCAAAGACCACGCGTTTATTCCGTAGGATTTAATGTTCAGTTCTAA
- a CDS encoding RagB/SusD family nutrient uptake outer membrane protein, translating into MNSKYLKIGIAALALQMGLTSCERDLSEVHSSNTSSVVIYQDFSNYKGILAKCYAGLALSGQEGGDGNADIGGGDGGTFNYLRQYFQLQELPTDEAIIAWGDANLPDLHNMTWGADNPFTMAMYYRILYQVGIANEFIRETTDEKLASRNITGAQAEEAREYRSEARFLRALSYYHAIDMFGNVPFLDENSPVGITPPPRIERKDLFTFLEKELKDLENQLKAPRTNEYGRADRAAVWMLLAKLYLNAEVYTGQAHYTEAADYAKKVIDAGYSLKPKYEELFLADNNLDNNEVIFSINFDGLHSQTWGGTTYIIHAAIGGSMPAADFGVNGGWGGLRTTKNLVQKFPDAHGNQDIRGRFFTNGQSYEIDNISNFTDGYPLIKFKNVTRAGVAGKDPSLNFVDTDFPLFRLADAYLMYAEAVLRGGNGNLTEALGYVNKLRERAYGNTSGNIQASALTLNFILDERARELAWEGSRRTDLIRFGQFTSDNYVWPWKGGVKDGKAVENFRTLYPIPSKDLIANPNLIQNPGY; encoded by the coding sequence ATGAATTCTAAATATTTAAAAATAGGCATTGCAGCCCTTGCCCTCCAAATGGGCTTAACCTCTTGCGAAAGAGACCTCAGCGAAGTCCACAGTAGCAACACTTCCTCTGTGGTGATTTATCAAGATTTCAGCAATTATAAAGGCATTTTAGCCAAATGTTACGCTGGCTTAGCCCTCTCTGGACAAGAAGGTGGTGATGGCAATGCGGATATCGGTGGTGGTGATGGTGGTACCTTCAACTACTTAAGACAATATTTCCAGCTTCAAGAATTACCAACCGATGAGGCCATCATTGCTTGGGGCGATGCCAACCTCCCTGACCTCCACAATATGACTTGGGGTGCGGACAACCCATTCACCATGGCGATGTACTATCGTATTTTATACCAAGTAGGTATAGCCAACGAGTTTATTAGAGAAACAACAGATGAGAAATTAGCCTCTCGGAACATCACTGGCGCCCAAGCCGAAGAAGCCCGAGAATATAGAAGTGAAGCCCGCTTCCTTAGAGCGTTGAGCTATTACCACGCTATAGATATGTTCGGGAATGTGCCGTTTTTAGATGAAAACTCTCCCGTAGGCATTACGCCGCCGCCAAGAATAGAAAGAAAAGATTTATTTACCTTTTTAGAAAAAGAGCTTAAAGATTTAGAAAATCAGCTCAAAGCCCCTCGTACTAATGAATATGGTAGAGCTGACCGCGCTGCCGTTTGGATGCTCCTCGCCAAACTTTACCTTAATGCCGAAGTTTATACAGGACAAGCACACTATACCGAAGCGGCAGATTATGCCAAAAAAGTAATTGATGCAGGCTATAGCCTCAAACCAAAATACGAAGAGCTCTTCTTAGCGGACAATAATTTAGACAATAACGAGGTAATTTTCTCTATCAACTTTGATGGACTCCACTCCCAAACTTGGGGCGGCACCACTTACATCATCCACGCGGCTATTGGCGGCAGTATGCCCGCTGCAGACTTCGGGGTTAATGGTGGCTGGGGCGGTCTTAGAACCACTAAAAATTTGGTACAAAAATTCCCAGATGCTCACGGTAACCAAGACATCAGAGGACGTTTCTTCACCAATGGACAGAGCTATGAAATTGATAATATTTCCAATTTCACCGATGGCTATCCACTCATCAAATTCAAAAATGTAACCCGAGCGGGCGTAGCGGGTAAAGATCCATCGCTTAACTTTGTAGATACCGACTTCCCTCTATTCCGCTTGGCAGATGCGTATTTAATGTACGCCGAAGCCGTTCTTAGAGGTGGTAATGGTAACCTTACAGAAGCCCTTGGCTATGTGAATAAACTTAGAGAAAGAGCCTATGGCAATACCTCTGGGAACATCCAAGCCTCGGCGCTTACTTTAAACTTCATCTTAGATGAAAGAGCCAGAGAATTGGCGTGGGAAGGCAGCCGTAGAACAGATTTAATTCGTTTTGGTCAATTCACTTCTGACAATTATGTATGGCCTTGGAAAGGGGGCGTAAAAGATGGAAAAGCCGTAGAAAACTTTAGAACGCTCTACCCTATTCCTTCTAAAGACTTGATTGCCAACCCTAATTTAATTCAAAATCCTGGCTACTAA